The following coding sequences lie in one Hyphobacterium sp. CCMP332 genomic window:
- a CDS encoding helicase-related protein, giving the protein MAGMTAYAPLTAILGPTNTGKTHLAVERMLARRSGMIGLPLRLLAREIYDRVVKEKGYRATALVTGEEKIVPPTARYFICTVEAMPLSFKAAFVAIDEIQLAADPERGHVFTDRILHSRGTEETMLLGAESMRPIIQHLVPDADIITRERFSTLSYAGPTKLARLPRRSAIVAFSSDSVYAIAELIRRQRGGAAVVMGALSPRTRNSQVELYQSGEVDYLIATDAVGMGLNMNVDHVAFAEREKFDGRRRRRLFANEMGQIAGRAGRFRQDGTFGETGQAKPFEHELIGAIENHTFPHLDQIQWRNSDLDLRSIGQLQRSLSRPSGNPLLRRTRETIDELSLDLLAKDEAVRDLGRTPQGTELIWDICRVPDFRKVSLDAHVRLIRQILTHLRGPHGRLPTDFMAAQFDRLDKIGGDVHVLSQRLAQVRTWAYVAHRGDWAQDADFWRERAREVEDRLSDALHDNLTHRFVDRRTAALVKGLRTDKALETDLAPDGAVRVEGHAVGHLEGLVFKADVEGAALEARALRQAAEKALRPEVNRRLGALARAAQNDLVLDNQGRVIWQDRTVAQLVAGSATVRPGIALIGGELGASEARLRAQENVERRIRQHIATRMAPLLSVTSDTTSDALSGLARGLAFRLAENGGAIARRDVEEEVRLLSPVERRAIRKLGIRIGEFSVFIPALIKPKTAALSALLRAVQAGNVQRIFLPAPGLMSIAADDSRPAADYAAAGFQRCGPRVVRIDMLERLADVVRDARETARKRDFELTPSMTSILGCSVQDLRGVLASLGFRRVKKGPDPEKAEGERWSRRHVRSAPVKVVAPPVADTPFAALATLKADLVSQRPKKRPRRRVRK; this is encoded by the coding sequence ATGGCGGGCATGACTGCCTATGCGCCCCTCACCGCCATTCTCGGCCCGACCAATACCGGCAAGACCCACCTTGCCGTAGAACGCATGCTGGCGCGCCGGTCCGGGATGATCGGCTTGCCGCTACGCCTTCTGGCCCGGGAAATCTACGACCGGGTGGTGAAGGAAAAAGGCTATCGCGCCACGGCACTGGTCACGGGCGAAGAAAAGATCGTGCCGCCTACGGCGCGTTATTTCATCTGCACCGTCGAGGCGATGCCGCTGAGTTTCAAGGCCGCCTTTGTGGCGATTGACGAAATCCAGCTGGCGGCCGATCCGGAGCGCGGGCATGTCTTTACGGACCGCATTCTGCATTCCCGCGGCACGGAGGAGACGATGCTGCTCGGCGCGGAATCCATGCGCCCCATCATCCAGCATCTGGTGCCCGACGCCGATATCATCACCCGGGAACGGTTCTCGACACTGAGCTATGCCGGGCCGACCAAGCTGGCCCGTCTGCCCCGGCGCTCGGCCATCGTCGCTTTTTCCTCCGACAGTGTTTATGCGATCGCCGAGCTGATCCGCCGCCAGCGCGGCGGGGCGGCTGTCGTCATGGGCGCGCTCAGCCCGCGCACCCGCAATTCCCAGGTCGAGCTCTATCAGTCCGGCGAGGTCGACTATCTGATTGCGACGGATGCGGTCGGCATGGGCCTCAATATGAATGTCGATCACGTCGCCTTTGCCGAACGCGAAAAATTTGATGGCCGCCGCCGGCGCCGCCTGTTTGCCAATGAAATGGGACAGATTGCGGGCCGGGCCGGTCGCTTCCGGCAGGACGGCACCTTCGGCGAGACCGGCCAGGCCAAACCGTTTGAACATGAGCTCATCGGGGCGATTGAAAATCACACCTTTCCGCATCTCGATCAGATCCAGTGGCGCAATAGCGATCTGGATTTGCGGTCCATTGGCCAGCTTCAGCGCAGCCTGTCACGTCCATCCGGCAATCCGCTTCTGCGGCGCACGCGCGAAACGATAGATGAATTGTCGCTCGACCTGCTGGCGAAAGATGAAGCGGTGCGCGATCTCGGACGTACGCCGCAAGGCACGGAGCTGATCTGGGATATCTGCCGGGTTCCCGATTTCCGCAAAGTTTCGCTGGATGCCCATGTGCGGCTGATCCGTCAGATTCTAACGCATTTGCGCGGCCCGCATGGCCGGCTGCCAACTGATTTCATGGCGGCCCAGTTTGACCGGCTCGACAAGATTGGCGGCGATGTTCATGTGCTATCGCAACGCCTCGCGCAGGTCCGGACCTGGGCCTATGTCGCCCATCGCGGCGATTGGGCACAGGATGCCGATTTCTGGCGCGAGCGGGCGCGGGAGGTCGAGGACCGGCTCTCCGATGCACTTCATGACAATCTGACCCATCGGTTTGTGGACCGGCGTACGGCGGCACTGGTCAAGGGCTTGCGCACCGACAAGGCGCTGGAAACCGACCTTGCGCCGGATGGCGCGGTGAGGGTGGAAGGTCACGCTGTCGGCCATCTGGAAGGTCTGGTCTTCAAGGCTGATGTCGAGGGCGCAGCACTGGAAGCGCGGGCCTTGCGTCAGGCGGCTGAAAAGGCCTTGCGGCCTGAGGTCAATCGCCGGTTGGGCGCGCTTGCCCGGGCCGCACAAAACGATCTGGTGCTGGATAATCAGGGCCGCGTCATCTGGCAGGACCGAACTGTCGCGCAACTGGTCGCCGGTTCAGCCACAGTCCGCCCCGGCATCGCCCTGATTGGCGGAGAGCTGGGCGCATCAGAGGCGCGGCTTCGCGCTCAGGAAAATGTCGAACGCCGGATCCGGCAACACATCGCCACCCGGATGGCACCGCTTCTGAGTGTGACATCGGATACGACCAGCGACGCCCTGAGTGGTCTGGCGCGGGGTCTGGCTTTCCGGCTGGCCGAAAACGGAGGCGCCATTGCCCGGCGCGACGTGGAAGAAGAAGTCCGCCTGCTGTCCCCGGTTGAGCGCCGTGCAATTCGAAAGCTCGGAATCCGCATTGGCGAGTTTTCGGTTTTCATTCCAGCCCTGATCAAACCGAAGACAGCCGCGCTGTCGGCGCTTTTACGGGCCGTGCAGGCGGGAAATGTGCAGCGTATTTTCCTGCCCGCCCCCGGGCTGATGAGCATCGCCGCCGATGACTCCCGCCCCGCAGCGGACTATGCTGCAGCCGGATTTCAGCGCTGCGGCCCGCGCGTCGTCCGGATCGACATGCTGGAACGCCTCGCGGATGTGGTTCGGGACGCGCGCGAAACCGCCAGAAAGCGGGACTTCGAGCTGACACCCTCCATGACGTCCATTCTGGGATGTTCGGTGCAGGATTTGCGCGGTGTGCTGGCCAGCCTTGGCTTCCGGCGTGTGAAGAAAGGCCCTGACCCCGAAAAGGCGGAAGGCGAGCGCTGGTCCCGGCGCCACGTGCGCAGCGCGCCCGTCAAGGTGGTGGCACCGCCTGTCGCCGATACGCCTTTTGCGGCGCTGGCGACGCTGAAAGCCGATCTTGTCTCGCAACGGCCGAAAAAGCGGCCCAGACGACGGGTCCGCAAATGA